A genomic region of Sulfobacillus acidophilus DSM 10332 contains the following coding sequences:
- a CDS encoding glucose-6-phosphate 1-dehydrogenase (PFAM: Glucose-6-phosphate dehydrogenase, C-terminal domain; Glucose-6-phosphate dehydrogenase, NAD binding domain~TIGRFAM: glucose-6-phosphate 1-dehydrogenase~COGs: COG0364 Glucose-6-phosphate 1-dehydrogenase~InterPro IPR001282~KEGG: tro:trd_1143 glucose-6-phosphate 1-dehydrogenase~PFAM: Glucose-6-phosphate dehydrogenase~PRIAM: Glucose-6-phosphate dehydrogenase~SPTR: Glucose-6-phosphate 1-dehydrogenase;~TIGRFAM: Glucose-6-phosphate dehydrogenase) translates to MQTVVNPLREGLTERRRPDPFTLVIFGAAGDLAHRKLFPALYNLMVDGWLPPDFRIVGIARRAYNNAEFRQEVATSVQSFSRRPPDLAVLNRLTGGLSYITADFKDPAAYEALKTLLTDPEGGFPPNYLFYLATPPQAYRVIAAAIGEAGLNRSPDPHGWVRIIVEKPFGHDLESALSLNHDLHQVFEEPQIYRIDHYLGKETVQNILVFRFANGIFEPLWNRQYIDHVQITVAESLGVEGRGSYYDQAGALRDMVQNHMLQLLSLIAMEPPVAFEADAVRDEKVKVLRSIRPFSTRDITQFTVRAQYETGSIDGEVVPGYLDEPDIASDSRTETYVALRLLIDNWRWAGVPFYLRTGKRLAKRATEIAIQFKRAPRQFFRQTETSELEPNQLTIKIQPDEGISLRFGAKVPGPAIRVRTVNMEFLYGTSFAGSPPEAYERLLLDAMVGDSTLFTRKDEVEEAWTLVTSILHGWERARGPLATYESGSWGPREADELIARDGFQWRRP, encoded by the coding sequence ATGCAAACCGTTGTCAACCCGTTACGGGAAGGCCTTACCGAGCGGCGCCGTCCGGACCCCTTTACCCTGGTGATTTTTGGTGCGGCCGGCGATCTGGCCCATCGAAAACTCTTCCCGGCGTTATATAACTTGATGGTTGACGGGTGGCTGCCACCCGATTTTCGGATTGTCGGCATTGCCCGCCGTGCGTATAATAACGCCGAGTTTCGTCAGGAAGTGGCGACCTCGGTCCAGTCGTTTTCCCGGCGGCCGCCGGATTTGGCGGTCCTGAACCGATTAACCGGGGGCTTAAGCTATATTACCGCCGATTTTAAGGATCCGGCCGCCTACGAAGCCTTAAAAACGCTTCTCACGGATCCTGAAGGCGGTTTTCCTCCCAACTATCTCTTTTATCTGGCCACCCCGCCGCAAGCCTACCGCGTGATTGCCGCCGCCATCGGAGAAGCCGGATTAAATCGCAGCCCCGACCCGCACGGGTGGGTACGCATCATCGTCGAAAAACCTTTTGGTCACGATCTCGAGTCGGCGCTCAGCCTGAACCATGATCTGCACCAGGTCTTCGAGGAACCGCAAATCTATCGTATCGACCATTATTTGGGCAAAGAGACGGTCCAAAATATCTTGGTGTTCCGGTTTGCCAACGGGATTTTCGAGCCCCTCTGGAACCGGCAATATATCGACCACGTGCAAATTACGGTGGCGGAATCCCTCGGCGTGGAAGGCCGCGGCTCGTATTATGACCAGGCCGGAGCCCTGCGGGATATGGTGCAAAACCATATGCTGCAGTTATTGAGTTTAATTGCCATGGAGCCGCCGGTAGCATTTGAGGCCGATGCGGTTCGCGACGAAAAAGTGAAGGTGCTCCGATCCATTCGTCCGTTTAGTACCCGGGATATTACGCAATTTACCGTGCGGGCACAATATGAAACCGGGTCGATTGACGGGGAGGTGGTACCCGGTTATCTGGACGAACCGGACATTGCCTCCGATTCTCGAACCGAAACCTATGTGGCTTTACGGCTTTTGATCGATAACTGGCGCTGGGCGGGCGTACCGTTTTACCTAAGGACGGGTAAACGATTGGCTAAACGTGCCACGGAAATCGCCATTCAATTTAAGCGGGCTCCGCGTCAATTTTTCCGACAGACCGAAACCTCCGAACTGGAACCCAATCAACTGACCATCAAAATTCAACCGGACGAAGGGATTTCTTTACGATTCGGCGCCAAGGTACCCGGCCCGGCCATTCGGGTACGAACGGTTAACATGGAATTCCTTTACGGCACGTCGTTTGCCGGATCCCCGCCGGAAGCCTATGAACGCCTGTTGCTGGATGCCATGGTCGGCGACTCCACACTTTTTACCCGCAAGGATGAAGTGGAGGAGGCGTGGACATTGGTTACATCCATTTTACACGGCTGGGAACGTGCCCGTGGGCCGCTGGCCACCTATGAATCGGGTAGCTGGGGCCCCCGAGAGGCAGACGAATTGATTGCCCGCGACGGGTTTCAATGGCGTCGCCCCTAA
- a CDS encoding hypothetical protein (PFAM: Glucose-6-phosphate dehydrogenase subunit~KEGG: sgr:SGR_5585 hypothetical protein~SPTR: Putative uncharacterized protein), whose protein sequence is MPRQTIHWERQGISGPELRRVLPTIVPSALKEEVALTETVMTLILYIDADDPRDWSHIAEQIAASHPARVLILRPAATDGPSQLDARVLATIEDLPGSTTKHRVVFSECLDMTLHGPVATYWIDWVQPLIRSDLPSYLWWLKAPPASRFRWDLLAGGIGYLVIDSDSTQLDKWVQALRNFSPTSPMKIYDLAWVRTTAWRRVLAEAADHGPVLDLMATPDTVHFEGPPDQQSRMQYLWYWLSHQLRWNLYRPELRWNWSPADTARGVLTKSGHELVVAREDNRIVARYGTRHWSEADAPEPAVECFVQLMADGPDALFQSIWSYAYQHLLSEETRHD, encoded by the coding sequence ATGCCGCGTCAAACCATTCATTGGGAGCGTCAAGGGATTTCCGGACCCGAGCTCCGACGGGTTTTGCCCACCATCGTCCCAAGCGCGTTAAAAGAAGAAGTGGCCTTAACCGAAACGGTGATGACCCTTATCCTGTATATCGATGCGGACGATCCGCGCGACTGGAGCCACATCGCGGAGCAAATCGCGGCGTCGCATCCCGCTCGCGTGCTCATTTTGCGACCGGCCGCGACCGACGGCCCTTCCCAATTGGATGCACGGGTGCTGGCGACTATTGAAGACCTCCCGGGGAGCACGACCAAACATCGGGTGGTTTTCTCGGAATGCCTGGATATGACGTTACACGGACCGGTGGCCACCTATTGGATTGATTGGGTCCAACCCTTAATTCGCTCGGATCTGCCCTCCTACCTCTGGTGGTTAAAAGCCCCTCCGGCCTCCCGATTTCGATGGGATTTATTGGCCGGCGGGATTGGCTATCTCGTAATAGACTCCGACAGCACCCAGCTGGACAAATGGGTACAGGCGTTGCGCAATTTTTCGCCCACGAGCCCGATGAAAATTTATGACTTGGCCTGGGTGCGCACCACGGCGTGGCGTCGCGTCTTGGCGGAAGCGGCCGATCATGGGCCGGTTCTGGATTTAATGGCCACCCCCGACACCGTCCATTTTGAAGGCCCTCCCGACCAGCAAAGCCGCATGCAATATCTCTGGTATTGGCTATCTCACCAGCTCCGGTGGAACCTCTATCGACCCGAACTCCGGTGGAACTGGTCCCCCGCCGACACGGCCCGTGGCGTATTGACCAAATCGGGGCATGAGCTGGTCGTCGCTCGCGAAGACAACCGCATTGTGGCCCGTTACGGAACCCGGCATTGGTCGGAAGCCGATGCACCCGAACCGGCCGTCGAGTGCTTTGTCCAACTGATGGCCGACGGACCGGATGCCTTGTTTCAATCGATCTGGAGCTACGCCTATCAACATCTTTTGTCTGAGGAGACGCGACATGACTAA
- a CDS encoding 6-phosphogluconolactonase (TIGRFAM: 6-phosphogluconolactonase~COGs: COG0363 6-phosphogluconolactonase/Glucosamine-6-phosphate isomerase/deaminase~InterPro IPR006148:IPR005900~KEGG: cyb:CYB_2885 6-phosphogluconolactonase~PFAM: Glucosamine/galactosamine-6-phosphate isomerase~PRIAM: 6-phosphogluconolactonase~SPTR: 6-phosphogluconolactonase;~TIGRFAM: 6-phosphogluconolactonase), translating into MTNSSVHIADTPTRLVADLAAYLVQHADEVLNRQPFWNWALSGGSTPLALYDWLASHPDTLPWRQIRLYWGDERHVWPTDPASNFGAVRERLLRHPAIVPAAVYRWPTELDPAETLAYYRQVLRPLPRVDGYPQLDLVLLGMGDDGHTASLFPGSPQESVTDWVAYGPGPHWHRYTLTYPTLLKARQLVMLVTGAAKAALVKACLSDPEAPYPAARLYRQAPHMLWFLDAEAAQALT; encoded by the coding sequence ATGACTAATTCCTCCGTTCACATTGCCGACACACCGACTCGACTGGTCGCCGATCTCGCGGCATATCTGGTTCAACACGCGGATGAGGTGCTGAACCGGCAGCCTTTTTGGAACTGGGCGCTCTCCGGCGGATCGACACCGCTGGCCCTCTATGACTGGCTGGCAAGCCATCCCGACACCTTGCCGTGGCGGCAGATCCGCCTGTATTGGGGCGACGAGCGCCACGTGTGGCCTACCGACCCGGCCAGTAACTTTGGTGCGGTACGCGAACGGTTATTGCGCCATCCGGCAATTGTTCCCGCGGCCGTTTACCGCTGGCCCACCGAATTGGATCCTGCAGAAACTCTCGCGTACTACCGACAAGTGCTTCGTCCGTTGCCCCGGGTCGACGGCTATCCCCAATTGGACTTGGTGCTGCTAGGTATGGGAGATGACGGCCACACGGCCTCCCTTTTTCCGGGATCGCCACAAGAATCGGTCACCGACTGGGTCGCTTACGGTCCGGGCCCCCATTGGCATCGCTATACCCTGACCTACCCCACCTTGCTGAAGGCGCGGCAACTGGTCATGCTCGTGACGGGAGCCGCCAAAGCCGCATTGGTCAAAGCTTGCCTCAGCGATCCGGAGGCTCCGTACCCGGCCGCCCGCCTCTATCGCCAAGCGCCCCACATGCTCTGGTTTTTAGATGCCGAGGCCGCCCAAGCCCTAACCTAA
- a CDS encoding NADH dehydrogenase (quinone) (PFAM: NADH-Ubiquinone/plastoquinone (complex I), various chains~TIGRFAM: proton-translocating NADH-quinone oxidoreductase, chain N~COGs: COG1007 NADH:ubiquinone oxidoreductase subunit 2 (chain N)~InterPro IPR001750~KEGG: gbe:GbCGDNIH1_1289 NADH-quinone oxidoreductase chain N~PFAM: NADH:ubiquinone/plastoquinone oxidoreductase~PRIAM: NADH dehydrogenase (quinone)~SPTR: NADH-quinone oxidoreductase subunit N): MIGWVALGLLAVLMMTMELIPMNRRVHRVITVAGLILVMAGFSGGSSLPAEYQRLLGALPNRVIDQEGVLATTLGLTAIWPVESSPRSLTLLIWAAVGGVVAVSANNWLLIFLGIETVNIGVYGLLGDGSRDLGGDEALLKFFILTTVFTALAILGMGLVGGAQGTLEVLTSAGTRPGLAAGESLLLAVLLFKLGSFPFHWWAPDTYEGTPWEVATVIATLPKFVAGALLIRLAASHAFGAIGQLSTVFDIVAVGTMVVGALGAWRQPRLKRMLAYAAISQVGFILLPLARGQAAAAFAYLATYVLASLQVFSAAHALAGLHNPRREELVGAWHPPTRGPAGALVIALAAFAGFPFTLGMAAKLYSVESVLAGPMVVWLIALLVTGFTFLYYFRWIYPIFAPASPSPRPKPRRGLAAMSQVSAVFLVLLGLWTYPLLWLMHALGPLG, from the coding sequence ATGATCGGGTGGGTGGCTTTGGGCCTGTTGGCGGTATTGATGATGACGATGGAACTGATCCCAATGAATAGGCGGGTGCACCGGGTCATAACGGTGGCGGGGCTTATACTGGTCATGGCGGGGTTTTCCGGCGGATCCTCGCTCCCCGCGGAATATCAACGGCTTCTCGGTGCGCTCCCGAATCGTGTGATCGACCAAGAGGGGGTGTTGGCCACAACTCTGGGACTGACGGCGATCTGGCCGGTCGAGTCCAGCCCTCGGTCACTCACCCTTTTGATATGGGCGGCGGTTGGAGGCGTGGTCGCGGTATCGGCCAATAACTGGCTTCTGATCTTTTTAGGGATAGAAACGGTCAATATCGGGGTGTACGGGTTGTTGGGGGACGGGAGCCGGGACCTTGGCGGAGATGAAGCCCTTCTGAAATTTTTCATTTTGACCACCGTATTTACCGCTTTGGCCATTTTGGGAATGGGACTTGTCGGGGGGGCCCAGGGAACCCTTGAAGTACTGACTTCGGCCGGCACACGTCCTGGCCTAGCCGCCGGGGAATCTCTCCTGTTAGCCGTGCTGCTGTTCAAATTGGGCAGTTTTCCCTTTCATTGGTGGGCTCCGGATACGTATGAGGGCACCCCCTGGGAGGTAGCCACCGTCATTGCCACCCTGCCGAAATTTGTGGCCGGCGCCCTCTTGATCCGGCTCGCCGCGTCGCACGCTTTCGGGGCCATTGGCCAGTTATCGACGGTTTTCGATATTGTGGCGGTGGGCACGATGGTCGTGGGTGCTTTAGGGGCGTGGCGCCAGCCCCGTTTAAAGCGCATGCTGGCATACGCGGCGATTTCCCAAGTCGGGTTTATTCTCTTGCCGCTGGCTCGGGGTCAGGCCGCCGCCGCTTTCGCCTATCTGGCGACTTACGTACTGGCGAGCCTTCAGGTATTCAGTGCGGCGCATGCGTTGGCCGGTTTGCATAATCCGCGTCGGGAGGAACTGGTCGGGGCCTGGCACCCCCCCACGCGGGGGCCGGCCGGAGCACTCGTCATCGCTTTGGCGGCGTTTGCGGGATTTCCGTTTACGCTCGGCATGGCCGCCAAATTATATAGCGTTGAATCTGTGTTGGCGGGGCCGATGGTGGTTTGGCTGATCGCCTTATTGGTCACCGGATTTACCTTCTTATACTATTTCCGCTGGATTTATCCGATTTTTGCCCCCGCTTCCCCGTCCCCCCGGCCGAAGCCTCGGCGGGGCTTGGCCGCCATGAGTCAGGTATCCGCTGTCTTTCTGGTGTTGCTGGGCCTTTGGACCTATCCGCTGCTCTGGTTGATGCATGCCTTGGGACCCTTAGGTTAG
- a CDS encoding NADH dehydrogenase subunit M (PFAM: NADH-Ubiquinone/plastoquinone (complex I), various chains~TIGRFAM: proton-translocating NADH-quinone oxidoreductase, chain M~COGs: COG1008 NADH:ubiquinone oxidoreductase subunit 4 (chain M)~InterPro IPR001750~KEGG: syx:SynWH7803_0686 NAD(P)H-quinone oxidoreductase chain 4~PFAM: NADH:ubiquinone/plastoquinone oxidoreductase~PRIAM: NADH dehydrogenase (quinone)~SPTR: NAD(P)H-quinone oxidoreductase chain 4) — protein MLIALLIGPWVFLAGFLGLPARYGQYAVVAMALAELGITTAGLKPGQWWSISWWPTLGLNFTVGVTSINLPLLWMNALVFLATALAMKRPSRDTVVWLTLAFWGVTVAFLSRNWLLYFLGFETAVLPFFLLVRKHGGSGRRTAAFYFLAFSGVAGMLLLSAVLYLALHHITVVGGGTLPLVQQQLVFGILLLAWAIKTPLWPFHAWLPRMHGEAPTPVSMYLAGSALKVAPYGFLLFSGLLRGALQQAGPFWTFWGAITLLVGSGLAFAQKDVKQTVALSSIASMGYVMMALASGTALGTEAAILVMVGHGLASPFLFWIVGRIQEVTGGRQLSDLTGLYRRDPATVRWLTLAALAYMGAPGLALFPGELGVLVSVYQRTPLAFALVVPALVLMSATWVRILARARFGSDEPASPASGLGRGMGWVLGLPLLGLGLAPGWWIHVWQWRGFS, from the coding sequence ATGCTGATCGCGTTGTTGATAGGGCCGTGGGTGTTTTTAGCCGGCTTCCTCGGGTTGCCGGCCCGTTATGGGCAATATGCCGTAGTCGCCATGGCGCTCGCCGAATTGGGGATCACGACGGCGGGATTGAAACCCGGGCAATGGTGGAGTATTAGTTGGTGGCCGACGCTCGGGTTAAATTTTACCGTGGGTGTGACGTCAATCAACCTCCCGTTATTATGGATGAATGCGCTCGTCTTTTTAGCGACGGCTCTCGCGATGAAGCGACCGTCCCGTGATACCGTCGTTTGGCTTACTCTGGCGTTTTGGGGCGTGACGGTGGCCTTTTTAAGCCGGAACTGGCTCCTCTATTTTCTGGGTTTTGAAACCGCGGTGCTGCCGTTCTTTTTATTGGTCCGCAAACACGGGGGATCGGGTCGCCGAACGGCTGCCTTTTATTTTCTGGCGTTTTCCGGGGTGGCGGGCATGCTCTTACTTTCGGCGGTCCTCTATTTGGCGCTGCATCACATTACCGTCGTGGGCGGCGGGACATTACCGCTCGTTCAACAGCAGCTGGTGTTCGGAATTTTACTGTTGGCGTGGGCCATTAAAACACCGCTATGGCCCTTTCATGCCTGGCTTCCTCGGATGCATGGAGAGGCCCCAACCCCGGTATCGATGTATTTGGCCGGTTCCGCCTTAAAAGTGGCGCCGTATGGGTTTTTGCTGTTTTCCGGTCTTCTGCGGGGGGCATTACAGCAGGCCGGCCCGTTTTGGACATTCTGGGGAGCAATCACGCTATTGGTGGGCAGCGGATTAGCCTTCGCCCAAAAAGACGTCAAGCAGACGGTTGCGCTGAGTTCGATTGCCTCGATGGGGTACGTCATGATGGCGTTAGCGAGCGGGACCGCTCTTGGCACCGAGGCGGCGATATTGGTTATGGTGGGTCATGGATTGGCGTCGCCTTTTCTCTTTTGGATCGTCGGGCGGATCCAAGAGGTGACCGGGGGGCGTCAGTTGAGCGACTTGACCGGGCTTTACCGGCGGGATCCGGCGACCGTCCGTTGGTTAACCCTAGCCGCGTTGGCCTATATGGGCGCTCCCGGACTGGCGCTATTTCCCGGGGAATTGGGCGTGCTGGTATCGGTCTATCAAAGAACGCCCCTGGCGTTCGCCCTCGTTGTTCCGGCTTTAGTCCTGATGAGTGCGACCTGGGTGCGGATTTTGGCGCGCGCACGATTCGGATCGGACGAACCGGCATCGCCGGCGTCTGGCCTCGGTCGAGGGATGGGCTGGGTTTTGGGTTTGCCCTTGCTGGGGCTTGGGTTGGCTCCCGGTTGGTGGATTCACGTTTGGCAATGGAGGGGATTTTCATGA
- a CDS encoding NADH dehydrogenase (quinone) (PFAM: NADH-Ubiquinone/plastoquinone (complex I), various chains~COGs: COG1009 NADH:ubiquinone oxidoreductase subunit 5 (chain L)/Multisubunit Na+/H+ antiporter MnhA subunit~InterPro IPR001750~KEGG: mpo:Mpop_2549 proton-translocating NADH-quinone oxidoreductase, chain L~PFAM: NADH:ubiquinone/plastoquinone oxidoreductase~PRIAM: NADH dehydrogenase (quinone)~SPTR: Proton-translocating NADH-quinone oxidoreductase, chain L), which produces MWVGLLVLPLILGGWGIVVRTRALSVAMIVASAILWGGTLWLLMTSVKPVTWTFFELAGVNWQIGWLASPIAKWMALLTTLINLLAQGYAQGYLAGNPRQGYFQSVLLAFTGAMLITVFGNTLLTEFVGWEWMGVGSYLLVGFFRESSTARWAASKAMLITRLGDVAFLWAVVAASLGHLNTIAEVNRQGGPLIAWALLIAVAFKSAQGPNASWLLDAMAGPTPASALIHAATMVAAGPYLLIRYDPLLGHVSGILPALAVIGGGTALLAGVGALGATEIKRVLAFSTVSQLGMMLLALGWGSPQTAWTLLVAHAIYKALLFFVGGIASRRAHSGHMTDLAGQLTVFEQIGLLLVGLLAVAGLPPTGGFVAKADLLHVSDGSWAGTLVDWGLSFLGGAYATRLLKALKGFRPTGETGPFAMLWPPTVLSGFAVGTYFWHPWVTLPPLLWEKTWPGLLAVLFGAGLGALWTRPMTLCSGVGWRYLWHLGNAAADMLLAAEQGVSQALGLGVGIFRWLTRLVHRGGSGRSQRYVLLSGLGVILWVLLVGHV; this is translated from the coding sequence ATGTGGGTGGGGCTTTTGGTGCTGCCGCTAATCTTGGGAGGATGGGGGATTGTCGTTCGGACGCGCGCCCTTTCGGTGGCGATGATCGTAGCCTCCGCCATTTTGTGGGGAGGGACCCTGTGGCTCTTGATGACGTCCGTCAAACCGGTGACGTGGACGTTTTTCGAGTTAGCCGGGGTCAACTGGCAAATCGGCTGGCTGGCTTCCCCCATCGCCAAGTGGATGGCGTTATTGACGACGTTGATTAATCTCTTGGCGCAAGGGTATGCACAGGGGTATTTGGCGGGCAATCCCCGGCAGGGGTATTTTCAGTCGGTTTTGTTGGCCTTTACCGGAGCGATGCTCATCACGGTGTTCGGCAACACTTTGTTGACGGAATTTGTGGGATGGGAATGGATGGGGGTGGGGTCATACCTTTTGGTGGGATTTTTCCGCGAATCGTCGACGGCTCGCTGGGCCGCTTCGAAAGCGATGCTCATCACCCGTTTGGGGGATGTGGCGTTCTTGTGGGCGGTGGTGGCGGCGTCCCTCGGGCATTTGAACACGATTGCGGAGGTGAATCGCCAGGGAGGGCCCCTTATCGCGTGGGCGCTCCTTATTGCGGTGGCCTTTAAATCGGCACAGGGCCCTAACGCGTCTTGGCTCTTAGACGCCATGGCCGGCCCGACTCCGGCGAGTGCTTTGATTCATGCGGCAACCATGGTCGCTGCCGGTCCCTACTTGCTCATTCGCTATGATCCCTTGTTGGGGCATGTATCCGGAATTTTGCCGGCATTAGCCGTCATCGGTGGCGGAACCGCCCTTTTGGCCGGGGTGGGGGCTTTAGGCGCGACGGAGATTAAACGCGTCCTGGCTTTTTCCACGGTTAGTCAACTCGGGATGATGCTTTTAGCCCTCGGGTGGGGTTCGCCCCAAACCGCGTGGACCCTGCTGGTGGCTCACGCCATATATAAGGCGCTACTCTTTTTCGTCGGCGGGATCGCGTCCCGGCGAGCCCATTCGGGCCACATGACCGATTTGGCGGGACAGTTGACGGTGTTTGAACAGATCGGGCTTTTGTTGGTCGGCCTATTGGCGGTTGCCGGACTTCCGCCCACCGGCGGTTTTGTGGCCAAAGCGGACTTGTTACACGTCAGCGACGGTTCCTGGGCGGGGACCCTCGTGGATTGGGGCCTCTCGTTTTTGGGCGGGGCCTATGCCACCCGCTTGCTGAAGGCCCTGAAAGGGTTTCGGCCTACGGGGGAGACGGGCCCTTTCGCTATGCTGTGGCCGCCAACGGTTTTAAGCGGGTTTGCCGTAGGGACTTATTTTTGGCATCCCTGGGTGACGTTGCCCCCGCTTTTGTGGGAAAAGACCTGGCCCGGTCTCTTGGCGGTTCTCTTTGGAGCGGGGCTCGGGGCTCTTTGGACGCGACCGATGACGCTTTGTTCCGGAGTCGGCTGGCGGTATTTGTGGCACCTGGGAAACGCCGCGGCGGACATGCTGCTGGCGGCTGAGCAGGGAGTATCGCAGGCGTTAGGGCTCGGGGTGGGCATTTTTCGCTGGCTAACCCGTCTTGTCCATCGCGGCGGTTCGGGGCGATCACAGCGGTATGTCCTCTTGTCCGGTCTGGGAGTCATTTTATGGGTTCTTTTGGTCGGCCATGTGTAA
- a CDS encoding NADH-ubiquinone oxidoreductase chain 4L (PFAM: NADH-ubiquinone/plastoquinone oxidoreductase chain 4L~InterPro IPR001133~KEGG: cte:CT0773 NADH dehydrogenase I, subunit 4L~PFAM: NADH:ubiquinone/quinone oxidoreductase, chain 4L~SPTR: NADH-quinone oxidoreductase subunit K), which yields MMYLPPVLLALTGFVVMIRMRQAILLFMGAEIFLSAANWGALLAVQHGGAARPAIMLLFSIPVAGAEATIGLSVVLRLARRYRTTEVRAFETLKDQEG from the coding sequence ATGATGTATCTTCCGCCCGTTTTACTGGCGTTAACCGGTTTTGTGGTGATGATTCGCATGCGTCAGGCGATCTTGCTGTTTATGGGGGCCGAGATTTTCCTGTCGGCCGCCAATTGGGGCGCCCTCCTAGCGGTTCAGCACGGCGGCGCCGCCCGGCCGGCCATTATGCTGTTGTTCAGTATTCCCGTCGCCGGTGCCGAGGCGACGATTGGTCTTTCGGTGGTTTTACGGCTAGCCCGACGGTATCGGACCACTGAAGTCCGGGCGTTTGAAACCCTTAAGGATCAGGAGGGATAG
- a CDS encoding NADH-ubiquinone/plastoquinone oxidoreductase chain 6 (PFAM: NADH-ubiquinone/plastoquinone oxidoreductase chain 6~InterPro IPR001457~KEGG: afw:Anae109_1283 NADH-ubiquinone/plastoquinone oxidoreductase chain 6~PFAM: NADH:ubiquinone/plastoquinone oxidoreductase, chain 6~SPTR: NADH-ubiquinone/plastoquinone oxidoreductase, chain 6), with protein sequence MTLAAMVYGLTAFITVSLSLGVLFSRRPLLSGYYLTGTMIGVGALFWELASPTLGAIQILVYGGGVLVMVLFVMMMTPSGVSLPPLAPGWRIVWILPPMAGILAATHAPDPLRRITGTDLGTWLLLHQGFSLEALAILLMGALVAAVAIAADTVEQKEDRG encoded by the coding sequence ATGACTTTGGCGGCCATGGTCTATGGGTTGACGGCATTTATCACGGTGAGCTTATCGTTGGGCGTGTTGTTCAGTCGGCGGCCCTTATTGTCGGGCTATTATCTGACCGGCACGATGATAGGGGTAGGCGCCTTATTTTGGGAATTGGCGAGCCCGACATTAGGAGCGATTCAGATTTTGGTCTACGGCGGCGGCGTATTGGTCATGGTGTTATTTGTGATGATGATGACCCCCTCCGGCGTATCCCTTCCTCCGCTGGCACCGGGTTGGCGTATCGTTTGGATTTTGCCGCCCATGGCCGGCATTTTGGCGGCCACTCATGCTCCGGACCCTCTTCGACGCATCACCGGAACCGATTTAGGCACCTGGCTACTGCTTCATCAAGGCTTTTCCTTAGAAGCGCTGGCCATTCTTTTGATGGGAGCCCTGGTGGCCGCCGTCGCGATTGCCGCCGATACCGTGGAACAGAAGGAGGATCGGGGATGA